One window of the Granulicella arctica genome contains the following:
- the def gene encoding peptide deformylase gives MTTKKKSSKIHEVIKYPNPVLAKRGEPVTVFDAELKQLVDEMFDSMYAAQGIGLAAPQISISKRIAIVDVSFQKNPKDKIVLINPEIVNREGRQVEEEGCLSLPEIREKVARAERVTVKAQDATGKWIEVEGDELLARALQHEIDHLDGILFIDHLSRLKRDLVLRKIKKLQKNGEW, from the coding sequence GTGACTACCAAGAAGAAATCCTCAAAGATCCACGAAGTCATCAAGTACCCGAACCCGGTTCTGGCGAAGCGCGGCGAGCCTGTCACTGTCTTTGACGCGGAGCTGAAGCAGCTTGTCGACGAGATGTTCGACAGCATGTACGCCGCGCAGGGCATCGGCTTGGCCGCCCCACAGATCAGCATCTCGAAGCGCATTGCGATCGTCGACGTCAGCTTCCAGAAGAATCCCAAGGACAAGATCGTCCTCATCAATCCCGAGATCGTGAACCGAGAGGGGCGACAGGTAGAGGAAGAAGGGTGCCTAAGCTTGCCGGAGATTCGCGAGAAGGTTGCTCGCGCCGAGCGTGTCACCGTGAAGGCTCAGGATGCGACCGGCAAGTGGATTGAGGTTGAGGGAGACGAGTTGCTCGCCCGCGCTCTCCAGCATGAGATCGACCATCTTGACGGTATCCTTTTCATCGACCACCTCAGCCGCCTCAAGCGCGACCTCGTTCTTCGCAAGATCAAGAAGCTGCAGAAGAATGGTGAGTGGTAA
- a CDS encoding 3'-5' exoribonuclease YhaM family protein gives MKDFFVADAVKFENEMVTGYFALSSLSVRDRKQGGRYLALTLSDKTGSFDARMWEEFADVVSTCSEGCYVKVQGQISKYQGKFQITLQKLRSAAESEVDPADFLPATRYDVEAMWSELRGYVSAFANGDLQRLVFAFLDDEIIGPAFQAAPAAKVLHHAWLGGLLEHVVTLVRVCLATAPFYPEVDPDLLVTGAILHDIGKVRELHWKSSFGYTLEGQMIGHISIAQGMLREKLEALAPFPDKLRVLVEHMILSHHGKYEFGSPKLPMTPEAILLSALDDLEAKMQTVRSEFGKAALNGKGADQMTDWVRSMERPLLNSQAFLKED, from the coding sequence ATGAAAGACTTCTTTGTTGCGGATGCGGTGAAGTTCGAAAACGAGATGGTGACCGGCTACTTCGCACTGTCTTCACTCTCGGTTCGCGACCGTAAACAAGGCGGACGATACCTTGCCCTCACTCTCAGTGACAAGACGGGATCCTTCGATGCGCGCATGTGGGAGGAATTCGCCGACGTGGTCTCTACTTGCTCCGAGGGCTGCTACGTCAAGGTTCAGGGGCAGATCAGCAAATATCAAGGCAAGTTCCAGATCACGCTGCAGAAGCTCCGCAGTGCAGCCGAGTCCGAGGTTGATCCCGCTGATTTCCTTCCGGCGACTCGGTACGATGTGGAGGCGATGTGGTCGGAGCTGCGGGGCTACGTCTCTGCATTTGCGAATGGCGACCTGCAGCGCCTTGTCTTCGCATTTCTCGACGATGAGATAATCGGTCCCGCATTTCAGGCTGCACCGGCTGCGAAGGTCCTTCATCATGCCTGGCTCGGTGGGCTGCTCGAGCATGTCGTGACGCTTGTACGCGTTTGTCTTGCGACTGCTCCGTTCTACCCTGAGGTTGATCCGGACCTGCTGGTGACGGGGGCAATTCTGCACGATATCGGCAAGGTGCGGGAGCTGCATTGGAAGAGTTCGTTCGGGTATACGCTGGAGGGCCAGATGATCGGCCACATCAGTATTGCCCAAGGCATGCTGCGCGAGAAGCTTGAGGCTCTTGCCCCATTTCCAGACAAACTGCGGGTGCTGGTCGAGCATATGATCCTCAGTCATCACGGTAAGTACGAGTTCGGATCTCCAAAGCTTCCCATGACGCCCGAGGCGATCCTGCTGAGCGCACTGGATGATCTTGAGGCAAAGATGCAGACCGTTCGCAGTGAGTTCGGCAAGGCGGCGCTCAACGGCAAGGGCGCGGACCAGATGACGGACTGGGTGCGCAGTATGGAGCGTCCGCTGTTGAATTCGCAGGCTTTCCTCAAGGAAGATTAG
- a CDS encoding ubiquinone/menaquinone biosynthesis methyltransferase, whose product MKPEHEIATGARPVGAKDEAAAAMSVQQMFDTIAPRYDLLNHVLSAGIDRWWWWRAARNFRAVLAKPQSVVLDLCCGTGDMAMALLKHRPAGVGEAPLLAVDFSHNMLMRGAVKFAPHNIIPIEADALHLPIASGTLDLVTSAFGFRNLANYGEGLAELFRVLKPGGQIGILDCNQPDGIIGALYSLYFKKVLPKLGRMISGDNGAYQYLPDSVERFPRAPRMLQLIGDAGFIEASWTSYTFGVAGLYRATKPVAK is encoded by the coding sequence GTGAAGCCTGAGCACGAGATCGCGACCGGAGCACGGCCTGTCGGCGCGAAAGATGAAGCTGCCGCAGCAATGTCTGTGCAGCAGATGTTCGACACGATCGCGCCGCGTTACGACCTCCTCAACCATGTGCTGTCTGCCGGGATCGATCGATGGTGGTGGTGGCGTGCGGCGCGCAACTTTCGCGCGGTACTGGCAAAACCGCAAAGCGTTGTACTCGACCTGTGCTGCGGGACCGGCGACATGGCCATGGCGCTTCTGAAGCATCGACCTGCGGGAGTGGGCGAGGCACCCCTCCTGGCAGTCGACTTTTCGCATAATATGCTGATGCGCGGCGCAGTAAAATTTGCGCCGCACAACATCATCCCGATCGAAGCGGATGCGCTGCACCTGCCAATCGCGTCGGGCACACTCGACCTTGTCACCTCGGCATTTGGCTTCCGCAACCTGGCTAATTACGGGGAGGGTCTCGCGGAGCTCTTTCGTGTGCTCAAGCCAGGCGGTCAGATCGGCATACTCGACTGCAATCAACCAGACGGCATCATCGGAGCACTGTATTCGTTGTATTTCAAGAAAGTTCTACCGAAGCTTGGCAGGATGATCTCAGGCGATAACGGCGCTTATCAATATCTTCCAGACTCGGTAGAGCGGTTTCCACGGGCTCCTCGAATGCTCCAATTGATCGGTGACGCGGGCTTCATCGAGGCATCCTGGACCAGTTATACCTTCGGCGTCGCCGGCCTCTACCGTGCGACAAAACCTGTGGCGAAATAA
- a CDS encoding cation-efflux pump, with amino-acid sequence MSAVVTNEPAEQMHTAKRSAALASVGAALVITLLKLLTGILTGSLGMLSEAAHSGIDLIAAAITLFSVNVSDRPADEDHNYGHGKIESLSAFAETVLMLGSCVWILAEAIKRIVSRDHLVLKPSIWPFLVLFLSIAVDYTRSRNLHKVALAHSSEALEADAIHFGTDMWSSFAVLIGLCATFAGQHWHLPQLELADPVAAIIVSAIILRVSWQLARRTIDTLLDATPAETRAQMRRDLIRDLKAIDGVISVDRVRTRRSGANYFADLTLGMPRNVTFQRSEQITKAATESVQRQLPGADVVVHSVPTATIAESVHDRIRAVAAQSNLAIHDVSVQQFDGALHVEQHLEVDETLPLRSAHAMVTQLEAEIRREVPRITTILTHIESEPATIEQPSSLDRDRQLEMRLRRVARTFPEILDIHEVLVTKTSDRIQVNCHCTLPDDLPMAKVHDVITALEGAFRLEAPEVARLLIHPEPATDNRR; translated from the coding sequence ATGAGTGCTGTGGTGACGAACGAGCCAGCCGAGCAGATGCACACCGCTAAGCGGTCCGCTGCGCTCGCGTCAGTCGGAGCGGCACTGGTCATTACATTGCTGAAGCTGCTGACAGGAATCCTGACCGGCTCACTCGGGATGCTATCCGAGGCGGCCCACTCGGGCATCGACCTCATCGCCGCCGCGATCACGCTCTTCTCGGTCAACGTCTCCGACCGGCCCGCCGATGAGGACCACAACTACGGCCACGGCAAAATCGAAAGCCTCTCCGCCTTCGCCGAAACGGTGCTGATGTTGGGATCATGCGTCTGGATTCTCGCCGAGGCCATAAAGCGTATCGTCTCGCGCGATCATCTCGTACTGAAGCCGTCGATCTGGCCGTTTCTCGTGCTCTTCCTTTCGATCGCTGTCGACTATACCCGGTCGCGCAACTTGCACAAGGTCGCGCTCGCCCACAGCAGCGAGGCTCTAGAGGCAGATGCAATCCACTTCGGGACGGACATGTGGTCGTCCTTCGCCGTCTTGATTGGTCTCTGCGCGACCTTTGCAGGACAGCACTGGCATCTGCCGCAGTTGGAGCTTGCGGACCCTGTCGCGGCGATCATCGTCTCGGCGATCATCCTACGGGTAAGCTGGCAGTTGGCCCGGCGAACAATCGATACACTACTCGACGCGACCCCTGCAGAGACGCGGGCGCAGATGCGTCGCGACCTGATTCGCGACCTTAAAGCGATCGACGGCGTGATCTCAGTCGACCGGGTGCGCACGAGGAGGTCAGGCGCGAACTACTTCGCCGACCTGACACTGGGAATGCCGCGCAATGTGACGTTCCAACGCTCGGAGCAGATCACGAAAGCGGCTACGGAGTCGGTCCAGAGACAACTGCCCGGAGCAGATGTAGTTGTGCACTCCGTTCCAACAGCAACGATCGCGGAGAGCGTCCATGATCGTATCCGCGCAGTTGCGGCTCAGTCGAACCTGGCCATCCACGACGTCAGTGTGCAGCAGTTCGATGGAGCACTGCATGTGGAGCAGCACCTCGAGGTAGATGAGACTCTTCCACTGCGAAGCGCGCACGCTATGGTGACCCAACTCGAAGCGGAGATCCGCCGAGAGGTTCCCCGGATCACGACTATCCTCACCCATATCGAGAGCGAGCCTGCGACGATCGAACAGCCTTCCTCGCTCGACCGCGACCGCCAGCTTGAGATGCGGCTGCGGCGTGTAGCAAGAACATTTCCTGAGATCCTCGACATTCACGAAGTCCTCGTGACGAAGACAAGCGACCGCATCCAGGTAAACTGCCACTGCACGCTGCCGGACGACCTGCCCATGGCGAAGGTTCACGACGTCATTACCGCCCTTGAGGGAGCTTTCCGGCTGGAGGCACCCGAAGTCGCACGGCTGCTGATCCACCCGGAACCAGCAACGGATAATCGCCGATGA
- a CDS encoding FMN-binding negative transcriptional regulator codes for MYIPRANEERRVPVMHALMVAHPLAALVTMGESGLIASHIPMVIESDGSELGVLKGHVSRANTQWKDFIPSVDALAIFAGPHHYISASWYPGKHEDGEEVPTWNYAVVHASGTLQLREEPEWLMAHLESLTEEHEAKSAVPWKVSDAPEAFIATLLKGIIGFELPIRKLEGKWKVSQNRSERDRNAVVGGLDSLNTPESLAMSRLVEQAKVI; via the coding sequence ATGTACATTCCGCGGGCAAATGAAGAGCGCCGGGTTCCGGTGATGCACGCCCTGATGGTGGCGCATCCGCTTGCTGCTCTGGTGACGATGGGGGAGTCCGGCCTTATCGCATCGCATATCCCGATGGTGATTGAGAGTGATGGGTCGGAGCTGGGTGTGCTGAAGGGCCATGTATCGCGAGCGAACACGCAGTGGAAGGACTTTATACCTTCCGTCGATGCGCTTGCGATCTTTGCCGGTCCGCACCATTACATCTCGGCGTCATGGTATCCGGGCAAGCACGAGGACGGCGAGGAGGTGCCCACCTGGAACTACGCGGTTGTCCATGCCTCCGGCACACTGCAGTTGCGTGAAGAGCCGGAGTGGCTGATGGCACATCTTGAGAGTCTTACGGAGGAGCATGAGGCTAAATCGGCGGTGCCGTGGAAGGTCAGCGACGCTCCGGAAGCCTTCATCGCGACGCTTCTAAAGGGAATTATTGGATTTGAACTACCGATTCGCAAGCTGGAAGGCAAGTGGAAGGTCAGTCAGAATCGCAGTGAGCGGGATCGCAATGCTGTGGTTGGTGGCTTAGATAGTCTCAACACTCCGGAGAGCCTTGCTATGTCGAGGCTGGTGGAGCAGGCGAAAGTGATCTGA
- the fmt gene encoding methionyl-tRNA formyltransferase — MKLVFCGTPEFAVPTLKAVVAAGHEVALVTTQPDRAAGRGMTMHAPAVKTAALELGLPMVQPEKIKNNLELRAQLEGIAPDAILIVAYGRIVPQWMLDLPPLGNVNLHGSLLPKYRGAAPIQWAVAEGETVTGVTTMRIDAGLDTGDLLLAKAVPLAPEETSIDLYESLAAIGAELMVETLAGLADGSIVPRGQDHACATLAPVLRREDGAIDFGREARRIYDRWRGFQPWPGAYTTLRGKKFLVQRMRLTEERASEEPGTLVIRDAQLLVACGGGSVLALDEVQLEGKRRMDASEFLRGYQIKTGERLGL, encoded by the coding sequence GTGAAGCTTGTCTTTTGCGGAACGCCTGAGTTCGCCGTTCCCACCTTGAAAGCTGTCGTAGCCGCCGGTCATGAGGTAGCACTCGTCACTACCCAGCCTGACCGCGCCGCAGGGCGTGGCATGACGATGCATGCCCCGGCGGTGAAGACTGCAGCCCTCGAACTTGGACTGCCGATGGTGCAGCCGGAGAAGATCAAGAACAATCTCGAACTCCGCGCCCAACTTGAGGGCATCGCGCCCGACGCGATTCTCATCGTTGCTTACGGTCGCATCGTGCCGCAGTGGATGCTCGATCTTCCCCCGCTCGGCAACGTCAATCTGCATGGTTCTTTGCTCCCAAAGTACCGCGGCGCTGCACCGATTCAATGGGCGGTCGCCGAGGGCGAGACGGTCACCGGGGTCACTACGATGCGTATCGATGCCGGTCTCGATACGGGCGACCTGCTCCTCGCGAAGGCTGTTCCACTCGCACCGGAAGAGACCTCAATTGATCTCTACGAATCGCTTGCTGCTATCGGAGCTGAACTGATGGTTGAGACGCTCGCGGGCCTGGCCGACGGTTCCATCGTTCCGCGTGGACAGGACCACGCGTGTGCCACACTGGCGCCAGTCCTCCGGCGTGAAGACGGGGCAATCGACTTCGGCCGGGAGGCTCGGCGGATCTATGATCGTTGGCGTGGTTTTCAGCCCTGGCCCGGTGCGTACACGACGCTGCGCGGCAAGAAGTTTCTCGTACAGCGCATGCGCCTCACCGAGGAGCGGGCGTCGGAAGAACCCGGCACATTAGTGATCCGGGATGCGCAACTCCTCGTTGCCTGCGGAGGCGGTTCCGTGCTCGCGCTTGATGAGGTTCAGCTCGAAGGCAAACGCCGCATGGATGCAAGTGAGTTCCTGCGCGGCTACCAGATTAAGACTGGCGAACGGCTAGGTTTATGA
- a CDS encoding transcription antitermination factor NusB translates to MKIPAAKSIRATDIPKGSGTPKVSPARKAAFEILMLVGEKKGHSDELLHSARTEALSPEDRNLATALVMGVLRWQIALDARVHRHLQRPDQRLAEPVALALRMGAFQLLHMDRIPPHAALSESVEICKLANEPHAAGMVNAILRKIAAAQKAGVRLYESVPAFAERLGHPIWLVERWAAQYGRDAALAICEADQREPGDGAMFVETGGDLPHMDDGSRLVAELAAAAMPVRDNPTIWDCCAAPGGKTLMLALRSGGADITATDVSAKRLTHTEARLRRYAYAEKIKFAIADATLPAEADAGTYDLILCDVPCSGTGTLSRNPEIRHILRAEELTRQATRQAAILQGAFQRLAPGGRLVYSTCSLETEENERVVETLTRARRVPIEEFITKLAGQGIVTQEVAEDLQKTAVRDGALRTIPGVHDCDGFYAVVLERAAMTN, encoded by the coding sequence ATGAAAATTCCAGCAGCAAAAAGCATCAGGGCGACGGACATTCCAAAAGGTTCGGGTACGCCAAAGGTCTCGCCTGCTCGTAAGGCAGCTTTTGAGATTCTCATGCTCGTCGGCGAAAAAAAGGGCCACAGCGACGAACTGCTTCACTCCGCCCGGACCGAGGCGCTTTCCCCTGAAGATCGCAATCTTGCGACTGCTCTCGTGATGGGTGTTCTACGCTGGCAGATTGCGCTCGATGCGCGGGTTCACCGGCACCTTCAGCGGCCTGACCAGCGGCTCGCTGAACCTGTCGCTCTGGCACTGCGCATGGGTGCATTTCAGCTTCTGCACATGGATCGAATCCCGCCGCACGCTGCGCTGAGTGAGAGCGTCGAGATCTGCAAGCTGGCCAACGAACCGCACGCGGCTGGCATGGTCAACGCGATTCTTCGAAAGATTGCCGCTGCGCAGAAGGCTGGCGTACGGCTCTATGAGTCCGTACCGGCATTTGCGGAGCGCCTTGGTCACCCGATCTGGCTGGTGGAGCGGTGGGCTGCACAGTACGGTCGCGATGCCGCACTCGCTATCTGCGAGGCCGATCAGCGGGAACCGGGCGATGGGGCGATGTTCGTCGAGACTGGCGGCGATCTTCCTCATATGGATGACGGCTCCCGGCTCGTCGCAGAGTTGGCGGCTGCAGCTATGCCCGTCCGCGACAACCCAACGATATGGGACTGCTGTGCCGCACCTGGCGGCAAGACGCTCATGCTCGCTCTACGCTCCGGCGGTGCGGACATTACCGCGACCGACGTAAGTGCCAAGCGCCTCACCCACACCGAGGCTCGTCTCCGCCGCTATGCCTATGCGGAGAAGATCAAGTTCGCCATAGCTGACGCAACGCTCCCCGCAGAGGCTGATGCGGGGACCTATGATCTTATCCTCTGCGACGTGCCTTGCAGCGGCACCGGCACACTCTCGCGCAACCCGGAGATTCGTCATATTCTGCGCGCCGAAGAACTGACTCGTCAGGCCACTCGGCAGGCTGCCATCCTTCAGGGAGCCTTTCAGCGGCTTGCGCCGGGCGGCCGCCTCGTCTACTCCACCTGCTCACTCGAAACGGAAGAGAATGAGCGCGTTGTCGAGACACTTACAAGAGCACGACGCGTTCCAATTGAAGAGTTCATTACGAAGCTAGCAGGGCAGGGAATCGTCACCCAGGAGGTGGCTGAGGACCTCCAAAAGACAGCAGTCCGCGACGGTGCTCTTAGAACCATCCCCGGAGTCCACGATTGCGACGGTTTCTATGCTGTTGTCCTCGAACGAGCAGCGATGACGAACTAG
- the aroC gene encoding chorismate synthase, whose protein sequence is MLRFSTAGESHGESLIAMVSGMPAGVPVVQEFIDHELWRRQQGYGRGGRMRIERDAAHILSGVRHGKTIGSPIAMSLANNDWKNWTEILPVEAGDPEKHKAVASPRPGHADLAGSLKYDFRDARYVLERASARESAARVASGAIAKLLLRALGVEVASHVVRVGKAELDRPATWVEIAALQAKESVLLNCVDEASEARMKAEVDAVLRTGDTIGGVFEVVVHGLPPGVGTHANWDERLDGLLAQAVMSLQAVKAVELGRGVTAAESLGSTVHDAIGYERTDGHTKFSREQNNAGGIEGGISNGEDLIVRGYLKPISTLRRPLGSVSFATREPVKAAYERSDVCVVPAAGVAAEAMVALTVARLVVEKFGGDSLREMQRNYDGYCEQIRAY, encoded by the coding sequence ATGTTGCGTTTTTCGACAGCGGGAGAGAGTCACGGCGAGAGCCTGATCGCGATGGTAAGCGGTATGCCTGCCGGTGTGCCGGTCGTGCAGGAGTTCATCGACCACGAACTCTGGCGACGGCAGCAGGGTTATGGTCGCGGTGGTCGGATGCGCATTGAGCGTGATGCAGCGCATATCCTGAGCGGGGTGCGCCATGGCAAGACTATCGGCTCGCCTATCGCGATGTCGCTTGCGAATAACGACTGGAAGAACTGGACCGAGATTCTGCCTGTAGAGGCTGGTGATCCGGAGAAGCACAAGGCGGTGGCCTCCCCGCGCCCCGGCCATGCAGACCTGGCAGGCAGCCTCAAGTACGACTTTCGCGACGCGCGTTACGTTCTTGAACGCGCCTCCGCCCGCGAGAGTGCGGCCCGCGTAGCCTCGGGGGCAATTGCGAAGTTGTTGCTGCGTGCCCTTGGTGTTGAGGTTGCGAGTCATGTTGTTCGAGTAGGCAAGGCCGAGCTGGATCGTCCTGCAACCTGGGTGGAGATCGCTGCTCTGCAGGCCAAGGAAAGCGTACTGCTGAACTGTGTTGACGAGGCCAGCGAAGCGCGCATGAAGGCTGAAGTCGATGCAGTTCTCAGAACCGGCGATACCATAGGAGGCGTCTTTGAGGTTGTTGTCCATGGCTTGCCGCCGGGCGTTGGTACCCATGCTAACTGGGATGAGCGCCTCGACGGACTGCTAGCCCAGGCGGTGATGAGTCTCCAGGCGGTCAAAGCGGTCGAACTTGGTCGCGGGGTTACAGCGGCGGAGTCTCTGGGCTCGACGGTTCATGATGCTATTGGCTACGAGCGGACGGACGGTCATACAAAGTTCTCTCGTGAGCAAAATAATGCCGGTGGGATCGAAGGCGGCATCTCAAACGGCGAGGACCTTATCGTGCGTGGATATCTGAAACCAATCTCAACTTTGCGCCGTCCCCTCGGCTCGGTCAGCTTTGCGACGCGGGAGCCGGTGAAGGCGGCGTATGAACGAAGCGACGTCTGCGTTGTTCCAGCAGCTGGTGTGGCGGCTGAGGCGATGGTTGCGCTAACCGTGGCGCGCCTTGTGGTGGAGAAGTTCGGCGGCGATTCGCTGCGCGAGATGCAGCGCAATTACGATGGCTACTGCGAACAGATTCGAGCGTATTGA
- a CDS encoding PASTA domain-containing protein, with protein sequence MSVRIPITKVNRFFNIIFGAAAMIAIALVFAFTTMRLAIHGGQVEVPNLVGQTASDAQKTVGNRGLNLVLTSRFYSTTVPAGHIISQTPSPGVIVRHEWEIRAIESLGPQQVEVPDVSGMTERPAAMAIRKLSLDLGTVAHLPAPGDPGTVLAQTPPPNAGGIDSPRVSLLLSQKDDGHSTAFVMPAVTGLTRETASTRLAALGLYMIVAPSPDAATPGTTPSGDAMVVGDPGGPVTSQSPAAGHRVVRGEGVKLTFGGS encoded by the coding sequence ATGAGTGTGCGCATCCCCATCACGAAGGTCAATCGCTTCTTCAACATCATCTTTGGAGCGGCGGCGATGATTGCGATCGCACTTGTCTTCGCCTTTACGACGATGCGGCTCGCAATCCACGGTGGGCAGGTCGAGGTTCCTAACCTCGTAGGACAGACGGCCAGCGACGCGCAGAAGACGGTCGGAAACCGCGGCCTGAACCTGGTACTGACGAGCCGCTTTTATTCAACGACTGTACCGGCCGGCCACATCATCTCGCAGACACCGTCGCCCGGTGTCATCGTTCGCCACGAGTGGGAGATTCGCGCGATTGAGAGCCTCGGCCCGCAACAGGTGGAGGTTCCCGATGTGAGCGGAATGACGGAACGACCCGCAGCGATGGCGATCCGCAAGCTCTCGCTCGACTTGGGGACCGTCGCGCATCTTCCCGCTCCTGGCGATCCCGGTACGGTACTTGCGCAGACGCCGCCACCGAACGCTGGTGGAATCGACAGCCCGCGAGTAAGCCTGTTATTAAGCCAGAAGGATGATGGACACTCAACCGCCTTCGTGATGCCTGCGGTCACCGGGTTGACGCGGGAGACTGCTTCAACCCGCCTGGCTGCGCTTGGACTCTACATGATCGTTGCGCCTTCGCCGGATGCCGCCACGCCTGGAACGACGCCAAGTGGGGATGCCATGGTTGTAGGGGATCCGGGAGGTCCCGTTACGTCACAAAGCCCGGCCGCAGGACATAGGGTAGTGCGCGGCGAGGGCGTGAAGCTGACCTTTGGTGGCAGCTAG
- a CDS encoding peptidylprolyl isomerase, which yields MTLRISQYAVVCGLSLLALPGVVTAQTPRYQSPITAPSAPAKANLPTATAITPNGEVVENVAVRVNDQIISRSDVERSEQQLAQELQQSNASPAETAEREKNMLRDMIDQQLLLSRGKELGINADTEVIRRLDEIRKQNKLDTMEDLEKAARSQGVSFEDFKANIRNSVITQQVVRDEVGRRLQSSPSAEQAYYEAHKQEMVQPEQVRLSEILIPTAADANEAAVAQAQTKANGVEDKLKGGAKFDDVAKSTSGGPTASQGGDLGQFKRGALAKVLEDQTFSLKAGEFTAPIRTRQGFVILKVTEHVESGVPSLKDVEPQIQEAMYMEQMQPALRAYLTKLREDAFIDPAPGYVDSGASSKQTKPVFTAYTAPVLKKKRVVQKQRFDRGGRFSTATKDQPAFTAGPPAATGAAAATTGATAAATGATAATLGSTATGAATGANPAVATPTATPVTTTGGQMAKITRRKKVKREKVRYGQAPRNSLPGNDQAGMAADNGLGADHEGPIKTAEVAPGTAIAPVIPTESTSDVNPLTPTAPVLKKTRYADRAQAVKVEKVAKKTAKTKEKAIQTAAPLTADEKAAAQTQAAPLGLSGDTAKKVKKVKVKGAPKERLQDQAPKPPPPPPIETPSKGSDRGTVYEGTAGPAKPAAPSSDQTTLPAVSAPSSATPPQGTTQPATPGVPIGGPPQQ from the coding sequence ATGACCCTAAGAATTTCGCAGTACGCGGTAGTGTGCGGGCTCAGCCTGCTGGCACTGCCGGGAGTAGTGACCGCACAGACTCCGCGGTACCAGAGCCCCATCACCGCACCATCTGCTCCGGCTAAGGCTAATCTGCCGACGGCGACCGCGATTACGCCTAATGGTGAGGTCGTTGAGAACGTGGCCGTTCGTGTCAACGATCAGATCATCAGCCGCAGCGATGTGGAGCGAAGCGAACAGCAACTCGCCCAGGAGTTGCAGCAGAGCAACGCCAGCCCGGCTGAAACGGCCGAGCGCGAGAAGAACATGCTGCGCGACATGATCGACCAGCAACTGCTGCTCTCGCGCGGTAAAGAGCTTGGTATCAACGCCGATACGGAGGTCATCCGCCGGCTCGACGAGATTCGTAAGCAGAACAAGCTCGACACCATGGAAGACCTCGAGAAGGCGGCGCGGTCCCAGGGCGTCTCTTTTGAAGATTTCAAGGCAAATATCCGCAACAGCGTCATCACCCAGCAGGTCGTCCGCGATGAGGTTGGCCGCCGCTTGCAGTCCTCTCCTTCAGCGGAGCAGGCCTACTACGAGGCGCACAAGCAGGAGATGGTACAGCCCGAGCAGGTTCGGCTGAGCGAGATCCTGATCCCCACCGCAGCCGACGCGAACGAGGCAGCGGTAGCACAGGCTCAAACCAAGGCGAACGGTGTCGAAGACAAGCTCAAGGGCGGCGCGAAGTTCGATGATGTGGCGAAGTCGACCTCGGGTGGTCCGACTGCCTCGCAGGGTGGCGATCTTGGGCAGTTCAAACGCGGTGCGCTTGCGAAGGTGCTGGAAGACCAGACGTTCAGCCTGAAGGCTGGCGAGTTTACGGCGCCGATCCGCACGCGCCAGGGATTTGTCATTCTCAAGGTGACCGAGCACGTTGAATCGGGCGTTCCCTCGCTTAAGGATGTTGAACCGCAGATCCAGGAAGCGATGTACATGGAGCAGATGCAGCCGGCGCTTCGTGCCTATCTGACGAAGCTCCGTGAGGATGCATTTATCGATCCAGCTCCGGGCTATGTGGATTCGGGTGCAAGTTCAAAGCAGACGAAGCCGGTATTTACGGCCTACACGGCTCCTGTGCTCAAGAAGAAGAGGGTCGTTCAGAAGCAACGCTTTGATCGCGGTGGCCGGTTCTCGACAGCCACGAAGGATCAGCCGGCATTTACTGCGGGTCCTCCAGCAGCAACAGGTGCAGCGGCAGCCACAACTGGTGCGACAGCCGCAGCTACAGGCGCGACAGCCGCAACTTTAGGGTCAACCGCTACAGGAGCAGCGACAGGCGCAAACCCAGCAGTAGCTACGCCGACAGCCACTCCGGTTACGACGACCGGTGGCCAGATGGCGAAGATCACTCGCCGCAAGAAGGTCAAGCGCGAGAAGGTTCGCTACGGCCAGGCTCCGCGAAACTCGCTGCCTGGAAACGATCAGGCCGGTATGGCTGCGGATAATGGTCTTGGTGCGGATCATGAAGGACCGATCAAGACGGCGGAAGTTGCGCCAGGAACTGCGATTGCTCCGGTGATTCCAACGGAGAGCACCTCCGATGTCAATCCGCTTACACCCACCGCGCCCGTCTTGAAGAAGACGCGCTATGCCGACCGCGCGCAGGCTGTAAAGGTCGAGAAAGTCGCGAAGAAGACTGCGAAGACGAAGGAGAAGGCGATTCAGACTGCTGCCCCGCTCACTGCTGATGAGAAGGCTGCAGCACAGACCCAGGCTGCACCGCTCGGTCTGAGCGGTGACACGGCCAAAAAGGTGAAGAAGGTGAAGGTGAAGGGTGCTCCGAAGGAGCGCCTGCAGGATCAGGCTCCGAAGCCGCCGCCGCCGCCTCCGATCGAGACGCCTTCGAAGGGTTCTGATCGTGGGACAGTGTATGAAGGTACCGCCGGACCGGCGAAGCCAGCAGCCCCAAGCTCGGACCAGACAACACTGCCGGCTGTCAGCGCACCCTCCTCCGCGACTCCCCCACAGGGAACGACGCAGCCTGCCACTCCGGGTGTGCCGATCGGCGGACCTCCCCAACAGTAA